Within Pirellulales bacterium, the genomic segment GGAGGACGAGGCTGTTCGCCCGTGCGCGGATCCGCTCGCTGGTGCAGGGTTCTTCGCCGGCGGCGAGCGCCAGCAAATCGTCGCGCGATTGATTGAGTTCGTCGCGGAGGTTGTCGAGTGGCGCCTTTAGTTCGGCGCGCTTCTCGGATTCGCGGGCGAGGAAGTCGAGGGCGGCTGTCGCGAGGCCGAGCGCGAGGGCGGAGGTTTGAAACCCGCCCGTCTTGCCGCCGATCTTGCCGGCCATCACGTTTTCCGCCGGGCCTGCCAAGAGATATTCGCGGCCGATGGCGACTCGAGCGCAGCGCAGTTCGCCAGTGCAGCTTGCCGATAAACCAACGAGCTGCGCCGGCGGCGGAACGGAAACGCCGGGGAGATCGGTTGGAAGCGAGACGAGCACCTGCCGTCGATCCGGGAGCGTTGCTCCGATGACGACGCTTTGAGCATATGCCGCTCCCGTGACCCAGGGGCTAAATCCGTCGAGGACGAATCCGTTGGCCGTCTCCTCGGCTCGCAGCACCGGTTCGGCCAAATGGCGACGGCTGGTGGTGAGATGGGAAATGCCGACAGTCGTGAAATGGCGGCCGTCGAGCAGGCTCGGGACGAGCCGGCGTTTGAGCGGCTCTTTTTCGGAATCGATGATCCGGCGCAGCGCGGACGTGAACTGAGTGATAATGAACGTCGTCGTCAAGCAGGCCGCTGCGAGCTGCAAATACCCGCGGAGCAGGTCCGCCTCGCTCCAGTCCAATCCACCCCATTCAGCGGGCGCGAACCAGCGATAGACGCCCGATTCGGCGCACGCCACCAATTGCTCGGCCGGCCAGCGGGGATGCAGGTCCAACTCCGTTGATTGCTGCGCCAAGCCGCGAGCCAGCACATCGAGACCAGGATCGTCGGGCGAAGTGATTTGCGGGCGGTCAAACATGGATCGCATTTCGCCCTGCATCAGTTTTGCCAGCGGACATTCCAGACTGTTTTCATAAGTTGGATGCCATGTCCACGGCTTTGCGCGGGCATGGACTTAATCGGCGCATGGCCACTCAGGGCAGTGGCCATGGCACCCGTCAAATCGGATTTGCAGCTCTACTAGACTCCTCTCGGCACTCAACTGTTCAGCGATACTCCGGGGTCGCCAAACGCGTGCCAAATCATTATAATCCGTAGCTTTGCGTATCGGGACTGCGAATGGACTCGCAGATAGCACATCTCGACTACGTTCTCGCCGACAAATCCGTTTTGGTTAGCAAGGGAATCGCATGAGCCAAGCCGAAGTTGTGCCCCCCATCGCTCCCGCGGCCACTGCCGAAAAACTCTCCCTCTCCGAGTTGTCGGCACAGACATTGTACGACAAATGCGTGGCTGTCGCTCGCAATCTGTGGTGGGCTTGGCATCCGGAAGTCACCAATCTGTTCCGCGATCTCGATCCGATCCGCTGGCGGCAGTTGGACCATAACCCGATTGCGCTGCTGGCGGAATTCACGCCCGAGCGGCTCGAAATGCGGGCCGCCGAATTGGTGCTCTACAGCCGAATCAATCATGCCCATCGCCGGCTGAAGGAGTACATGGCCGCCAAGCAAACGTGGAGCACGACGCATGCCAGCGTGCTGGGGGCCAAGCCCGTCGCTTATTTCTCGGCCGAGTTCGGTCTGCACGAGTCGGTGCCGATTTATTCCGGCGGCCTGGGCGTGCTTTCCGGCGACCACATCAAGAGCGCGAGCGGCTTGGGCATTCCGCTCGTCGCGATTGGATTGTTCTACGACCAAGGCTATTTCAAGCAGCATCTGGATATCGACGGCTACCAAAGCGAAGAGTATCTCGACACCAAGGTCGAAAACGTGCCGATGGAGCCCGCGCTCGGGGCGGATGGCCAACACATCGTCGTCAAGATCGACACCCGCAACGGCCCGTTGCGGGCAAAAGTTTGGCTGATGCGCGTCGGCCGCGTCAACTTATACCTGCTCGATTGCGACGTTGATTCCAATCGTCCCGAAGACCGCGAACTCACCAGCCGGCTCTACGGCGGCGACCATCGTGTGCGGATTCGCCAGGAATTAGTGCTCGGCGTCGGCGGCGTTCGAGCCTTGAAGGCGCTGGGGATTTCGCCGGGCGTTTTTCATCTGAACGAAGGGCACAGTGTCTTCGCCACGCTCGAGGCGATCCGCGAGCGGATGGAGGAGGACGGCGTTTCGTTTGACGAAGCGCTTCGCGAAGTCGCCCAGCACACGGTCTTCACGACGCACACGCCCGTCCCCGCCGGCCATGACCGCTTCGACGGCGGTCTGATCGAAGAGCACCTTGGCCCGCTCCGGGATCAACTGGGCATCTCGTTCCAGCAGCTTATGGGGCTGGGCCGCGTCGAGCCGCACAATGAAGGGGAAAGCTTCTGCATGACCGTGCTGGGGCTGAAGCTCTCGCGGCGGGCGAATGCCGTGAGTGCGTTGCACGGCCACGTGAGCCGGCGGATGTGGGCCCATCTTTGGCCGTGGCGCGTCGAAGAGGAGATTCCGATCGGCCACATCACCAACGGCGTCCATATCCCGAGCTGGCTCGCCTGGCAGATGCTCCAGCTTTACGACCGCATCTTCCCCGCCGACTGGATGCGCCGCGGCATGGGCGAGCCGGATATGTGGCGCGAGATTTACAAGGTGGATCCGGGCGAGTTGTGGGAGACCCACTACAGCCTGAAAAACCTGCTCTTGCAGTTCGCCCGGCGACGCGTGAGCCGGCAGTGTCGCCGCCGCGGCGAGAGCGACGAAGCCGTCGAAATGGCCCGCAACCTGCTCGACCCCAACGTGCTGA encodes:
- a CDS encoding acyl-CoA dehydrogenase family protein encodes the protein MRSMFDRPQITSPDDPGLDVLARGLAQQSTELDLHPRWPAEQLVACAESGVYRWFAPAEWGGLDWSEADLLRGYLQLAAACLTTTFIITQFTSALRRIIDSEKEPLKRRLVPSLLDGRHFTTVGISHLTTSRRHLAEPVLRAEETANGFVLDGFSPWVTGAAYAQSVVIGATLPDRRQVLVSLPTDLPGVSVPPPAQLVGLSASCTGELRCARVAIGREYLLAGPAENVMAGKIGGKTGGFQTSALALGLATAALDFLARESEKRAELKAPLDNLRDELNQSRDDLLALAAGEEPCTSERIRARANSLVLRASQAALAAAKGTGYVTGHPTGRWCREALFFLVWSCPQPVTAANLCELAGLESL
- the glgP gene encoding alpha-glucan family phosphorylase translates to MSQAEVVPPIAPAATAEKLSLSELSAQTLYDKCVAVARNLWWAWHPEVTNLFRDLDPIRWRQLDHNPIALLAEFTPERLEMRAAELVLYSRINHAHRRLKEYMAAKQTWSTTHASVLGAKPVAYFSAEFGLHESVPIYSGGLGVLSGDHIKSASGLGIPLVAIGLFYDQGYFKQHLDIDGYQSEEYLDTKVENVPMEPALGADGQHIVVKIDTRNGPLRAKVWLMRVGRVNLYLLDCDVDSNRPEDRELTSRLYGGDHRVRIRQELVLGVGGVRALKALGISPGVFHLNEGHSVFATLEAIRERMEEDGVSFDEALREVAQHTVFTTHTPVPAGHDRFDGGLIEEHLGPLRDQLGISFQQLMGLGRVEPHNEGESFCMTVLGLKLSRRANAVSALHGHVSRRMWAHLWPWRVEEEIPIGHITNGVHIPSWLAWQMLQLYDRIFPADWMRRGMGEPDMWREIYKVDPGELWETHYSLKNLLLQFARRRVSRQCRRRGESDEAVEMARNLLDPNVLTIGFARRFATYKRADLILSDLDRLCKMLNDPQRPIQIIFAGKAHPADEPGKRLIRKIANLRHDPHVSGRVVFVEDYDINVCRHLVQGVDVWLNNPRRPLEASGTSGQKVVLNGGLNLSVLDGWWAEAYDGQNGFAIGRGHSHVSDEIGDRRDGELLYKVLEQQVIPLFYDRDNDGLPRRWIQMMMNSISSLAWRFSAHRMVMDYAKACYVPAAGGLSCDMKIY